A genomic segment from Eremothecium gossypii ATCC 10895 chromosome III, complete sequence encodes:
- a CDS encoding Zn(II)2Cys6 transcription factor (NOHBY319; No homolog in Saccharomyces cerevisiae; Syntenic homolog of Kluyveromyces lactis KLLA0D00484g), whose product MLQNTGVVMKKRKSPYSRKGCLQCKKSHTKCDETKPACLKCVKRNVECTYKVSFVFQKVETGKDRESAGAADGAGAGTSSDGGYENVVPKGDSGAEPNLDLRDYIYVSPTDLTFLNLLTFDTQAAKVAAPFVPSAPLTNVFQLSWRNASWVELYDTLKAYDPIQAICNSGAAVDTGIISLDSPELLNFVWTMMRSTLGCGNFIMYPQERFDVFVGLLLDVAEKYQIVEQAVMYDVALLMKDIYFKNAFKDYSHIWDRYVRMPSLKPCLDTLQHRINKTTDFSEVVSLALAVFLLFAANSTYRNAEWRTHLKGSWHMMQSAIDFLPREPLTFISGRCMELYQLLKDWFCHAEILACITSDNGGSIRTLTELNGLLSNAPYSHHNILGGRYDLIRGYVTDLFPIFTKITLKLLDLKSRGVSLHGTNILRFLLVEHEEAVTLELRGFGLTLLRELQVCKVTDLELCEIVRDVSDLRLQYTMKNSAKVYHMTLELYVKVFFVCVPLDSAELVSTLEQILETLYAMPYYTTSSVACHWGIYLSALVSALIGQKNIHLHFVDILSKLASNGMIVAANSITRLAYISRTLENKNYEALVNPSHDYIVY is encoded by the coding sequence ATGCTGCAGAACACAGGTGTGGTCATGAAAAAGCGGAAGTCTCCGTACTCTCGAAAAGGATGTCTGCAATGCAAAAAATCGCACACTAAGTGCGATGAGACCAAACCCGCGTGTCTCAAATGCGTGAAGCGCAACGTAGAATGCACATACAAGGTGAGCTTTGTGTTCCAGAAGGTGGAAACGGGGAAGGATCGCGAGAGCGCAGGCGCAGCGGACGGGGCGGGGGCCGGAACTTCGAGCGATGGAGGGTACGAGAACGTGGTACCCAAGGGAGACAGCGGCGCGGAGCCGAACCTGGATCTGCGCGACTATATCTATGTGTCGCCGACGGACCTCACGTTTCTGAACCTGCTGACGTTCGACACTCAGGCGGCAAAGGTGGCCGCGCCGTTCGTGCCCAGCGCGCCGCTCACAAACGTGTTCCAGCTGTCGTGGCGGAACGCGAGCTGGGTGGAGCTGTACGACACGCTCAAGGCGTACGACCCGATCCAGGCGATATGCAACTCCGGCGCGGCCGTGGACACAGGCATAATTTCGCTAGACAGCCCGGAGCTGCTGAACTTCGTCTGGACAATGATGCGGTCGACCCTCGGGTGCGGGAACTTCATCATGTACCCGCAGGAGCGCTTTGACGTGTTTGTGGGGCTGTTGCTGGACGTTGCGGAGAAATACCAAATTGTGGAGCAGGCGGTGATGTACGATGTGGCGTTGCTCATGAAGGATATTTACTTCAAAAATGCCTTCAAAGACTACTCGCATATATGGGACCGGTACGTGCGCATGCCGAGCTTGAAACCGTGTTTAGACACGCTGCAGCATCGCATCAACAAGACGACTGATTTTTCAGAGGTTGTCTCCCTGGCATTGGCGGTGTTTCTCCTGTTTGCGGCGAACAGCACGTACCGCAACGCCGAATGGCGCACGCATCTGAAAGGAAGCTGGCATATGATGCAGTCCGCCATAGACTTTCTGCCTCGCGAACCCCTCACGTTCATCAGCGGCCGCTGCATGGAGCTGTACCAGCTTTTAAAGGACTGGTTCTGCCATGCCGAGATTCTGGCCTGCATAACATCTGACAACGGTGGCTCGATACGTACCCTGACAGAGCTCAATGGCTTGCTATCAAATGCCCCCTACTCCCATCATAATATATTGGGCGGTCGGTACGACTTAATCCGTGGATATGTTACTGATCTCTTTCCCATATTCACCAAGATTACGCTGAAGCTCCTGGATTTGAAATCACGTGGAGTGTCACTGCATGGCACTAATATACTGAGGTTTTTGCTTGTGGAACACGAGGAAGCCGTAACCTTGGAACTACGCGGCTTTGGGCTCACCCTACTGCGCGAATTGCAGGTATGCAAGGTCACGGATTTGGAGCTGTGTGAAATTGTCAGAGACGTCTCTGACCTGCGGCTTCAATACACAATGAAAAATAGCGCTAAAGTGTACCATATGACTTTGGAACTATACGTCAAGGTATTTTTTGTCTGCGTACCGTTGGACTCCGCAGAGCTGGTGAGCACCCTAGAGCAGATCCTTGAGACTCTGTACGCCATGCCATACTATACCACGAGCAGTGTCGCATGTCACTGGGGGATATATCTCAGTGCGTTAGTCTCTGCCCTAATTGGGCAAAAAAACATACACCTCCATTTTGTAGATATTCTGTCGAAGCTGGCAAGCAATGGTATGATCGTCGCGGCAAATTCCATCACCAGGCTTGCCTATATTTCGAGGACTCTTGAAAACAAGAATTATGAAGCCCTCGTAAATCCATCCCACGACTATATTGTATATTGA
- a CDS encoding uncharacterized protein (Syntenic homolog of Saccharomyces cerevisiae YLR001C) — protein MISAMRWGGLTWACMALLWARGVPGAVAREQAGGAAALDDDGGFPFTTVVDILSQNAEFAGFLRAAQRGGWVPYLNELDDFSLLAPFGGVGGGRLDMQRYVIQGGVIDLAQYEAGVYVVDSRAGPRVVEVRGDGGASVNGVRVVADSLFASVQNAVVVPIAGPMPALAERDGLLQALREAGRPVRCAAQLLRLTEGRGANETLLLPEDGAFESQFDAAELNYLLQAHRLEVDGWYDDQRRLAARLRLRGVHGGAAVARNATAVSGELVELQPADHGATLYVNGTRTSSSNLVYRGGIAHLLDLQGLRSGIEFTADKYLVGLNASAFVEGMYYQKLAHMLRAHTSTYTIFVSADSWDQYRDFSRSSLLYHFTADHLWLEELLSDEGAHRLHDSMFCPGDGLGGRCQRLKLSRAGADIYVNGGLRVLNPHPYRVRNTLIYLLERSLEPPSALLSSVNPFLHCTLSLSLLRELGLLDLPSDHHGYTVLLPCFDAWRDLELNLDYLRQNTSALDMLLGNLIFKGLVYTDDSQERNVSTLHGEPVSVRPLAAHANGSASFAFSNLAAGVALELGADIPFDRGVVHPLREVPGPRAFHVPLRALVDAAGAAPFADLLRRAPAFADALGPDAPYSILAPAGLLQRHVADPAKFLAAHLVPRAATDALRLCNGLVPTAHGPPLHCRAPAPGVRLLSVAGHSQEVRVLKVGCTDGACVFLLDRALDAPQARARLRLAAAGFLAGVCAGLYMGYVLFCKRTVWFRRSPESAPLLQESPPA, from the coding sequence ATGATATCGGCCATGCGTTGGGGTGGACTCACCTGGGCGTGCATGGCGTTGCTGTGGGCGCGGGGCGTACCGGGCGCCGTGGCAAGAGAGCAGGCCGgcggtgcggcggcgctcGACGACGATGGCGGGTTTCCATTCACGACGGTGGTGGACATCCTGTCGCAGAATGCCGAGTTCGCGGGTTTTctgcgggcggcgcagcgcggcggctgggTGCCGTATTTGAACGAGCTGGACGACTTCTCGCTGCTGGCGCCGTTCGGCGGGGTGGGGGGCGGCCGCCTGGACATGCAGCGGTACGTGATCCAGGGGGGCGTGATCGACCTGGCGCAGTACGAGGCGGGCGTGTACGTGGTGGACAGTAGAGCGGGACCGCGGGTGGTGGAGGTGCGCGGGGACGGCGGGGCGAGCGTCAACGGCGTGCGCGTGGTCGCGGACAGCCTCTTCGCGAGCGTGCAGAACGCGGTGGTGGTGCCGATCGCAGGCCCGAtgccggcgctggcggagcgcgacgggctgctgcaggcgctgcgcgaggcGGGGCGCCCCGTTCGGTgcgccgcgcagctgctgcggctcACGGAGGGGCGGGGCGCCAACGagacgctgctgctgccggaAGACGGGGCGTTCGAGTCGCAGTTCGACGCTGCGGAGCTGAActacctgctgcaggcgcaCCGGCTTGAAGTAGACGGGTGGTATGACGAccagcggcggctggcggcacgtctgcggctgcgcggcgtccacggcggcgccgccgtcgcgcGCAACGCTACGGCCGTCTCCGgcgagctggtggagcTGCAGCCCGCCGACCACGGCGCCACACTGTACGTGAACGGCACGCGTACATCCTCTAGTAACCTGGTATATCGCGGCGGGATTGCGCACCTCTTGGACCTGCAAGGCCTGCGCAGCGGCATCGAGTTCACGGCAGACAAGTACCTCGTCGGCCTCAATGCCTCAGCGTTCGTCGAGGGGATGTACTACCAGAAGCTGGCGCACATGCTGCGCGCACACACGTCGACCTACACGATCTTCGTTTCGGCGGACAGTTGGGACCAGTACCGGGACTTCAGTAGGAGCAGTCTCCTGTACCACTTCACGGCCGACCATCTGTGGCTCGAGGAGCTGCTCTCGGACGAGGGCGCGCACCGCCTGCACGACAGCATGTTCTGCCCCGGCGACGGCCTTGGTGGTCGCTGCCAGCGGCTCAAGCTGAGCCGCGCGGGAGCCGACATCTACGTCAACGGCGGGCTGCGCGTGCTCAACCCGCACCCTTACCGGGTGCGGAACACGCTCATATACCTCCTCGAGCGTAGTCTGGAGCCGCCCAGCGCGCTGTTGTCGTCGGTCAACCCGTTCCTCCACTGCACGCTGTCGCTGTCGCTGCTCCGCGAGCTCGGGCTGCTGGACCTGCCGTCGGACCACCACGGCTACacggtgctgctgccctGCTTCGACGCGTGGCGCGACCTGGAGCTCAATCTGGACTACCTGCGGCAGAACACGTCCGCGCTCGACATGCTCCTCGGGAACCTGATATTCAAGGGTCTCGTGTACACGGATGACTCGCAGGAGCGCAATGTGTCCACGCTGCACGGAGAGCCCGTCTCTGTGCGGCCCCTGGCCGCCCACGCCAACGGCTCCGCGTCCTTTGCCTTCTCCAATCTTGCGGCAGGCGTCGCGCTAGAGCTGGGTGCGGACATTCCCTTCGACCGCGGCGTCGTGCACCCGCTGCGCGAGGTGCCTGGCCCGCGGGCCTTCCACGTGCccctgcgcgcgctcgtcgacgccgcaggcgccgcgcccttcgcagacctgctgcgccgGGCCCCCGCCTTCGCCGACGCGCTGGGGCCCGACGCGCCCTACTCCATTCTCGCGCCCGCCGGCCTGCTACAGCGCCACGTCGCTGACCCCGCCAAGTTTCTCGCCGCGCATCTCGTGCCACGTGCGGCCACCGACGCGCTGCGCCTCTGCAACGGCCTGGTGCCAACCGCCCACGGCCCCCCGTTGCACTGtcgcgcgcccgcgcccggcgTCCGCCTGCTGAGCGTCGCCGGCCACTCGCAGGAAGTCCGCGTGCTCAAGGTCGGTTGTACCGACGGCGCCTGCGTCTTCCTGCTCGACCGCGCCCTCGACGCGCCGCAggcccgcgcccgcctgcggctggccgccgccggctTCCTGGCGGGCGTCTGCGCCGGCCTCTACATGGGCTACGTGCTCTTTTGCAAGCGTACCGTCTGGTTCCGTCGCTCTCCAGAAAGCGCGCCCCTACTTCAAGAGTCGCCTCCGGCGTAG
- the AVT1 gene encoding Avt1p (Syntenic homolog of Saccharomyces cerevisiae YJR001W (AVT1)), producing the protein MPSAGELEQQPLRGSPSSNVQYISIPIERQSSVTAEAGGHAAAGTPGAHRGSFLDQPLGSFRGVNSLGRFASSFHRSNSFKAIELNAGKERAFLKDGYDELYDPDTLGPSLDGRRLSIAINAPGTVSVRPPASDFYGSVGGGGWRDSTAVVDEDEQSTRLMRVLSNQSLTFVDVNNAAGPDADSIMLKRVETKTGKVVTVLAGQSTAPQTIFNSVNVLIGIGLLALPLGLRYAGWALGIPMLLVFAAGTFCSAELLSRCIDADPSMISYGDLGYAAFGSKGRALISVLFTLDLLGCGVSLIILFGDSLNALFPQYSVTQFKILSFFAVTPQVFLPLSVLSNFSLLGITATLGTVLTILYCGLTKTQSPGSLLDPAPTRVWPASFLEFCLSIGILSACWGGHAVFPNLKSDMRHPSKFKDCLRTTYAITSLTDIGTATVGFLMFGVAVKDEVTRSVMLSDGYPPFVYVLISALMAIIPLAKTPLNARPIISILDVMMGIRNAETELEGHKLFVARALKLTNRLLINVMFVIIAILFPEFDKLIAFLGAGLCFMICLILPCLFYLRICKDRVTPRERMACYATIAVSAVLSVLGVGAAILS; encoded by the coding sequence ATGCCGAGCGCGGGGGAACTAGagcagcagccgctgcgGGGGTCGCCGTCCTCGAACGTGCAGTACATCTCGATCCCCATAGAGCGGCAGAGCTCTGTGACGGCGGAGGCGGGGGGGcacgcggcggcgggcacGCCCGGCGCGCACCGCGGGTCGTTTCTGGACCAGCCGCTGGGGTCGTTCCGGGGCGTGAACTCGCTGGGGCGGTTTGCGTCGTCGTTCCACCGGTCGAACTCCTTCAAGGCGATCGAGCTGAACGCGGGTAAGGAGCGGGCGTTCCTCAAGGACGGCTACGACGAGCTATACGACCCGGACACGCTGGGCCCGTCGCTGGACGGGCGGCGGCTCTCGATCGCGATCAACGCGCCGGGCACGGTGTCGGtgcggccgccggcgaGCGACTTCTACGGGAGCGTGGGCGGGGGCGGGTGGCGCGACAGCACGGCGGTGgtggacgaggacgagcaGTCGACGCGGCTGATGCGCGTGCTGTCGAACCAGTCCCTGACGTTCGTGGACGTGAACAACGCGGCGGGGCCGGACGCGGACTCGATCATGCTGAAGCGCGTGGAGACCAAGACGGGCAAGGTGGTGACCGTCCTGGCCGGCCAGTCCACGGCGCCACAGACCATCTTCAACTCGGTGAACGTGCTGATCGGCATCGGtctgctggcgctgccgctgggGCTGCGCTACGCCGGGTGGGCGCTGGGCATCCCGATGTTGCTGGTGTTCGCCGCGGGCACGTTCTGCTCTGCGGAGTTGCTGTCGCGGTGCATCGACGCGGACCCCAGCATGATTTCCTATGGCGACCTGGGGTATGCCGCGTTCGGCTCGAAGGGTCGCGCGCTGATCTCGGTGCTGTTCACTCTGGACCTGCTCGGGTGCGGGGTGTCGCTGATCATTCTGTTCGGCGACTCGCTCAACGCGCTTTTCCCGCAGTACTCGGTCACGCAGTTCAAGATCCTGAGCTTCTTTGCTGTGACGCCCCAGGTGTTTCTGCCCCTGAGCGTACTGTCGAACTTCTCGCTTCTCGGGATCACCGCAACCCTGGGCACGGTGCTGACCATCCTCTACTGCGGGCTGACCAAGACCCAAAGCCCGGGCTCGCTACTGGACCCCGCCCCCACGCGCGTGTGGCCCGCGTCCTTTCTGGAGTTCTGTCTTTCCATCGGCATCCTCAGCGCCTGCTGGGGCGGCCACGCGGTGTTTCCGAACCTCAAGAGCGACATGCGCCATCCGTCCAAGTTCAAGGACTGCCTGAGGACCACCTACGCTATCACGTCGCTAACAGACATTGGCACGGCCACCGTGGGCTTCCTCATGTTCGGCGTCGCGGTCAAGGACGAGGTCACGAGGTCCGTCATGTTGTCTGATGGCTACCCGCCGTTTGTCTACGTGCTCATCTCGGCCCTGATGGCCATCATCCCGCTGGCGAAGACGCCGCTGAACGCAAGGCCCATCATCTCCATTCTGGACGTGATGATGGGCATCCGCAACGCAGAGACCGAGCTTGAGGGCCACAAGCTCTTTGTCGCACGTGCCCTCAAGTTGACCAACCGCCTGCTGATCAACGTCATGTTCGTTATCATAGCCATTCTTTTCCCCGAGTTCGACAAGCTTATCGCGTTTTTGGGGGCCGGCCTTTGCTTCATGATATGCCTGATCCTGCCATGTCTCTTTTATCTGAGGATATGCAAAGATAGGGTCACTCCTAGGGAGCGCATGGCCTGCTACGCTACAATTGCCGTTAGTGCCGTGCTCTCCGTACTCGGCGTGGGTGCAGCAATCCTCTCCTGA
- the MPP10 gene encoding rRNA-processing protein MPP10 (Syntenic homolog of Saccharomyces cerevisiae YJR002W (MPP10)), giving the protein MAHFLEVIKQSPASLLSNEVLESKEALEVVKTYFDDVIQLHRDAEGKAAGSMLDEIVVDGLDANQVWWQAKMVLDKVGVDLMTQIAELRGAVGAADDEDMGEDASGEELSGSELDDVEDDAAESDEEVEGSDADGASEEADSEEADSEEEQSLHAGLEEDGSDGAQDEAGDDSEERGAAAAEATQGRSSAKEDKYGLNDEFFDIEEFNKQTLAAENPETEEAQEEEQDIDYFDDIPSEEDEEALYYNDFFDQPNAGKGSAAAADREGEESGADSAYEDAMDSAKLDLFESEGEDDEDDVRDAQTTKKLSTFERQQLEIRKQIEELEKEAVAEKKWALKGEVKAKDRPDDALLTEDLEFDRTAKPVPVITNEATETLEAMIRRRIKNAEFDDLPRRVINDISLHSKKPEIELSDVKSSKSLAEIYENEYKGISEDTAVSEELQKAHDEISELYKDLVYKLDALSSASFIPKPPQKSLEVRVQGATISMEDAQPLTMSSASTLAPQEIYAAGKAENSDEIALKNGVVMARAELTREDKQRLRRANKRKRAHQLANKSQQLQKKSKKADVIDTLSRAKNVTIIDKKGEQRDVKGNVKSTHPKNINLKL; this is encoded by the coding sequence ATGGCGCACTTTCTCGAGGTAATCAAACAGAGTCCCGCGAGTCTGCTCTCAAATGAAGTGCTGGAATCGAAGGAAGCTCTGGAAGTGGTGAAGACGTACTTCGACGATGTGATCCAGCTGCATCGAGACGCCGAGGGGAAGGCGGCTGGCAGCATGCTAGACGAGATTGTAGTCGACGGGCTAGATGCCAACCAGGTGTGGTGGCAAGCTAAAATGGTGCTGGACAAGGTGGGGGTGGATTTGATGACACAAATTGCGGAGCTGCGCGGGGCCGTAGGCGCGGCTGACGATGAAGACATGGGGGAGGATGCATCTGGGGAGGAGCTGAGCGGCTCGGAGCTAGATGATGTAGAGGACGACGCGGCCGAGAGCGACGAGGAGGTGGAGGGCAGCGATGCGGATGGTGCCTCTGAGGAGGCTGACTCTGAAGAGGCCGACTCTGAGGAGGAGCAGAGTTTGCATGCCGGCTTGGAGGAGGACGGAAGCGACGGGGCGCAGGACGAGGCAGGAGACGACAGCGAGGAGCGTGGGGCAGCGGCCGCGGAGGCCACCCAGGGGCGGAGTAGCGCCAAGGAAGACAAATACGGGCTGAACGATGAGTTTTTCGACATAGAGGAGTTCAACAAGCAGACATTGGCGGCTGAGAACCCAGAAACGGAGGAAGCGCAGGAAGAAGAGCAAGATATTGACTATTTTGATGACATCCCATCTGAAGAAGACGAAGAAGCATTATATTACAACGATTTTTTTGATCAACCGAACGCAGGGAAGGGAAgtgcggccgccgccgacAGGGAAGGGGAGGAATCCGGAGCCGATAGCGCATACGAAGATGCCATGGATAGCGCCAAGCTTGATCTGTTTGAGTCCGAGGGGGAGGATGATGAGGACGATGTGCGCGACGCACAGACGACAAAGAAACTTTCTACATTTGAGCGCCAACAGCTTGAAATACGGAAACAGATAGAAGAGCTGGAAAAAGAGGCTGTCGCAGAGAAGAAGTGGGCTCTCAAGGGTGAGGTGAAAGCGAAGGACAGACCAGATGATGCACTGCTAACAGAGGACTTAGAGTTCGATAGAACCGCCAAACCAGTTCCCGTCATAACAAATGAAGCCACCGAAACGTTGGAGGCGATGATTAGAAGAAGAATAAAAAATGCTGAGTTCGACGACCTTCCACGTAGAGTCATAAATGACATCAGTCTGCATTCCAAGAAACCAGAAATTGAACTTTCTGACGTGAAGTCTTCCAAATCTTTGGCTGAAATATACGAAAATGAATATAAAGGCATCTCAGAAGATACGGCTGTTTCTGAGGAGTTACAAAAGGCGCATGATGAGATAAGTGAGCTTTACAAGGACTTGGTATATAAACTGGATGCGCTATCCTCTGCAAGCTTCATTCCAAAGCCGCCTCAGAAGTCTTTGGAAGTGAGAGTACAAGGTGCTACTATATCGATGGAAGATGCACAGCCATTGACCATGTCATCCGCATCTACCTTAGCGCCACAGGAAATCTATGCTGCTGGTAAGGCTGAGAACAGCGATGAGATAGCATTGAAGAATGGTGTTGTCATGGCTAGAGCTGAGTTGACTAGGGAGGATAAGCAGAGATTGCGCAGAGCGAACAAGAGGAAAAGAGCACACCAGCTTGCGAATAAATCACAACAGTTGCAAAAGAAGTCCAAGAAAGCAGATGTTATTGACACACTATCTAGGGCTAAGAATGTCACTATCATTGACAAGAAGGGTGAGCAACGTGATGTCAAGGGTAACGTCAAAAGTACTCATCCCAAGAATATTAATTTGAAGTTGTAA
- the NOC3 gene encoding Noc3p (Syntenic homolog of Saccharomyces cerevisiae YLR002C (NOC3)): protein MSYNHSECILRLDSSRYDSKMANKKRSQKAIQERTDKKRKLQDAQLENGLFGADVNSIDIGEEMPAKIASGKWEDNEQDYELKPRRMQDSEHELVEGLPIKINGKLERKMRVVQRAPENNEVSEDDSEKSEDESKQEESADEEDEEPDTEERILEMKELIAELVEKIIEEPEENTSALTRLRKMAESKNPNTSKFSMLALIPVWKSIIPGYRIRPLTEMEKKEKVSKDVARLRNFEEKLVHNYKLYIDHLASLARTANNEPALKVRLGNIAATAAVELAGSFSHFNFMSEVLTIVVRRVCKPNPSADPVFSKAIKVLETLMNEDDEGRVSAEIVRLLSRTLKVRNYNVDESVLNSLLSVDVLHDYDPNTKTDEPTKVKLKKKDRVHLSKKQRKVRKEMKEIEEEMRKAEQAVSAEEREKNQAELLKLILALYLNVLKANQQKLIGSVLEGLAKFGHMANLELLGDFLTVMKELISDADLNALSSAEVRKVLLCIVTAFSLVSNHRHMKLSVDLSSFVDALYSVLPYLSLDADVEFSHKTLRLADPLNNELVKPSVNVSTKAELLLKALDHVFFRSKSGTQQRAAAFTKRLYICMEHTPEKTTVALLKFLDKLMTKYPQIAGLYSTNDRIGNGTFYMEASTPARSNPDAATIWENALLTKHYCPLVVKGTKALFNRSKEST from the coding sequence ATGAGCTACAATCATAGTGAGTGCATACTTAGATTGGACTCATCGAGATACGATTCAAAGATGGCCAATAAGAAGCGTTCCCAGAAGGCTATCCAGGAGCGTACCGATAAGAAGCGCAAGCTACAGGATGCGCAGCTTGAAAATGGGCTGTTTGGTGCAGATGTCAACTCTATTGACATCGGGGAGGAGATGCCAGCGAAGATAGCCAGCGGCAAATGGGAGGATAATGAGCAGGATTATGAATTGAAGCCGCGCAGGATGCAGGACAGTGAACATGAATTGGTAGAAGGGTTGCCGATTAAGATCAATGGTAAGCTGGAGCGCAAGATGAGGGTAGTGCAACGGGCACCAGAGAACAATGAGGTGTCAGAGGATGATTCAGAGAAGTCGGAGGACGAGAGCAAACAAGAGGAGAGtgcggacgaggaggacgaggaaCCAGATACAGAGGAGCGTATTTTGGAGATGAAGGAACTGATTGCGGAGCTGGTGGAAAAGATTATAGAGGAACCCGAAGAGAACACTTCCGCGCTGACACGCTTGCGGAAAATGGCAGAATCCAAGAACCCCAATACTAGCAAGTTTTCGATGCTAGCGCTAATACCTGTCTGGAAGAGCATCATACCGGGGTACCGGATTCGTCCATTGACGGAGatggagaagaaggagaaggtTTCGAAAGATGTCGCGCGCCTGCGTAACTTTGAGGAGAAGCTTGTACACAACTACAAGCTCTACATAGACCATTTGGCTTCACTGGCGCGGACTGCAAATAACGAACCTGCTCTAAAGGTCAGACTGGGCAATATCGCGGCAACCGCGGCTGTTGAGCTGGCCGGAAGCTTTTCGCATTTCAATTTTATGTCGGAGGTCCTGACTATCGTTGTGCGCCGAGTGTGCAAGCCAAACCCCTCTGCTGATCCTGTTTTCTCCAAGGCCATTAAGGTTCTGGAGACTCTTATGAACGAGGATGATGAAGGCCGAGTTTCTGCCGAGATTGTTCGTCTGTTATCGCGCACTTTGAAAGTACGGAACTACAACGTTGACGAATCTGTACTGAACTCGCTACTTTCTGTCGATGTATTGCACGACTATGACCCGAATACCAAAACAGATGAGCCAACTAAGGTAaagctgaagaagaaggacaGGGTGCATTTATCAAAGAAGCAGCGTAAGGTGAGGAAGGAGATGAAGGAGATCGAAGAGGAGATGCGGAAGGCAGAACAAGCAGTGTCTGCGGAAGAACGTGAGAAGAACCAGGCAGAGTTATTAAAGTTAATTCTCGCATTATATCTAAATGTTTTGAAAGCTAACCAACAAAAATTGATAGGTTCTGTACTTGAAGGTTTGGCGAAGTTCGGCCATATGGCAAACCTGGAACTGTTGGGAGACTTTCTAACTGTCATGAAAGAGCTTATTTCGGACGCGGACTTGAATGCACTCTCTTCGGCAGAAGTGCGTAAGGTTTTACTGTGTATTGTTACTGCATTTTCTTTGGTTTCTAACCATAGACACATGAAGCTTTCCGTCGATCTCTCTTCATTTGTGGATGCTTTATACTCCGTGCTCCCGTACCTGTCTCTGGATGCCGATGTCGAGTTCTCACATAAAACGCTGCGTTTGGCGGATCCCTTGAACAACGAACTGGTCAAGCCATCTGTCAATGTTTCCACTAAGGCCGAGCTCCTTCTCAAAGCACTAGACCATGTGTTCTTTAGATCCAAGTCTGGGACACAACAAAGAGCTGCTGCATTTACGAAGCGGCTATATATTTGCATGGAACATACGCCTGAGAAGACAACTGTGGCTCTACTCAAATTTTTGGATAAGCTGATGACCAAGTATCCGCAGATAGCAGGGCTATATTCCACTAATGACAGGATAGGGAATGGTACGTTCTACATGGAAGCCTCCACTCCGGCGAGAAGCAATCCTGATGCAGCTACTATATGGGAGAATGCATTGTTGACTAAACACTATTGTCCTCTTGTGGTAAAGGGCACCAAGGCTCTATTCAATAGGTCCAAAGAATCGACGTAG
- a CDS encoding uncharacterized protein (Syntenic homolog of Saccharomyces cerevisiae YJR012C) — MSASDGSNEQPDEPQELSYDQLVDIIVNGKPVPNLVEVADQVHDESQCSESKLCPRKKPWESTDVRAPITEQPVPFTTRPAREPLPADREFYYSN, encoded by the coding sequence ATGAGTGCATCTGATGGTTCCAATGAACAGCCAGACGAACCCCAAGAACTGAGCTATGATCAGCTGGTTGATATTATAGTGAATGGGAAACCAGTGCCGAACCTCGTAGAGGTGGCTGACCAGGTCCATGATGAGTCGCAGTGCTCTGAATCAAAGTTGTGTCCACGCAAAAAGCCATGGGAGAGCACAGACGTCCGAGCGCCAATTACAGAGCAGCCAGTCCCCTTCACCACTCGACCTGCGAGAGAACCTCTGCCTGCAGATCGTGAGTTTTACTATTCCAACTAA